A window of Gemmatimonadota bacterium contains these coding sequences:
- a CDS encoding OmpA family protein, whose protein sequence is MRSLFILGAALTLGVASPVLAQEEGAVDLGLFLRATVPDDGLTDKMPLGGGGRLGLYLKRNLALEFDLSRSETEKATYTLMMPFAARLAYHHPFTEKWTGIVGAGWVREYINPVGPGGKWPDDGVTALVGVERRLSGRSSLRVDGIVEQFVSPIGETLANDIEHTHLALQFGIVWRFRDSDAAPAPAAPAPAPAPAPAPPADSDRDGVIDANDACANTPAGTRVDASGCAVPVDSDRDGVMDNNDRCANTPAGARIDASGCPVPVDSDGDGVMDNADRCASTPAGTRVDANGCAVPVDTDGDGVMDNVDACANTARGTAVDARGCARVFEEGKANIVLEGVTFATGSAILTEAAKVVLDKMAETLNGAPDVNVEVQGHTDNTGSVANNTRISGARAESVRAYLVSKGVAAARLTAKGYGPTVPVADNATPAGRSQNRRVELKKTN, encoded by the coding sequence CCTTCGCGCGACCGTGCCGGATGATGGTCTCACCGACAAGATGCCCCTCGGCGGCGGCGGTCGGCTCGGACTCTATCTGAAGCGCAATCTCGCGCTCGAGTTCGATCTCTCGCGTTCCGAGACCGAGAAGGCCACCTATACGCTGATGATGCCCTTCGCGGCGCGTCTCGCGTATCACCACCCGTTCACCGAGAAGTGGACGGGGATCGTCGGGGCCGGGTGGGTCCGCGAGTACATCAATCCGGTCGGTCCGGGTGGCAAGTGGCCGGATGACGGCGTGACCGCCCTCGTTGGCGTCGAACGTCGCCTCTCGGGTCGCTCGTCGCTCCGCGTCGACGGCATCGTGGAGCAGTTCGTCAGCCCCATCGGCGAGACGCTCGCGAATGACATCGAGCACACGCACCTGGCGCTGCAGTTCGGGATCGTCTGGCGCTTCCGTGACAGCGATGCGGCGCCGGCCCCGGCCGCGCCTGCCCCGGCCCCCGCGCCGGCGCCCGCCCCGCCGGCCGACAGCGACCGCGACGGCGTCATCGACGCCAACGATGCCTGCGCCAACACCCCCGCCGGCACGCGCGTCGACGCGAGCGGCTGCGCGGTGCCGGTCGACTCCGATCGCGATGGCGTGATGGACAACAACGACCGCTGCGCCAACACGCCGGCCGGCGCGCGGATCGATGCGAGCGGCTGCCCGGTCCCGGTCGATTCCGATGGCGATGGCGTGATGGACAACGCCGATCGTTGCGCGAGCACGCCGGCCGGTACGCGCGTGGATGCGAACGGGTGCGCGGTCCCGGTCGATACCGACGGCGACGGCGTCATGGACAACGTGGATGCCTGTGCCAATACGGCGCGCGGCACGGCGGTCGATGCGCGCGGCTGCGCGCGCGTCTTCGAGGAAGGGAAGGCGAACATCGTGCTCGAGGGCGTGACCTTCGCCACCGGCAGCGCGATCCTCACCGAGGCCGCGAAGGTGGTGCTCGACAAGATGGCCGAGACCCTCAATGGCGCGCCGGATGTGAACGTCGAGGTGCAGGGCCACACCGACAACACCGGCTCGGTGGCGAACAACACGCGGATCTCCGGCGCCCGTGCCGAGTCGGTCCGCGCCTACCTGGTCTCGAAGGGTGTGGCGGCCGCCCGCCTCACGGCGAAGGGCTACGGTCCGACGGTGCCGGTCGCGGACAACGCGACGCCGGCCGGTCGGTCGCAGAATCGCCGCGTGGAGCTCAAGAAGACCAACTGA